From one Bacteroidota bacterium genomic stretch:
- a CDS encoding VCBS repeat-containing protein, translating into MINFRIALIGCFVFLQVHINAQPVAMFRDTSIAVFHNTNRLENAWAGGMNTPVFGTMDLNGDGKMDLIEFDAPSLRVNTFINLGIANMSSYKYAPEYARVFPKDLEGWIRTFDYDFDGDMDLFSYAGGAISLFRNDYTPGTGLTFTPITYQMGTHYGGFSTNIYASRVNAPALTDLDNDGDMDVLAFSISGSWVECHKSYSMDSLGVPGQLLHYNIPVCWGYFVLANNTNTAVLPPVLPTCPLWVANPSARTPFDEAAEPGSGPLSLATRQQRHAGSTLLALDMNGDGDKDILNGDILGNNLLYIENCGTPDSAWVCAQDTAFPSYDIPANLNDVAGPHYFDANNDGSNDLIVSNFFFTGEDYYNVKYYRNTTNNQSNVFAYVKNRWLVDGMIEVGTGAHPVFFDVDQDGKKDLLVGNDFYYNNNSPVGKIAYYRNTGTGTKAEYTLVTDDFSGVSATGLLGIYPAFGDLDGDGDADMLLGESDGNLVYYQNIAGTGNPCIFILTQLNYQSINIGDNAAPQLVDVDRDGDLDLLIGERAGTLNYYKNTGSPTVPVFSLETSSFGGLNVTKWNSFAGFSAPVLFDNGSGYELIVGSMSGYLYHYNNIDGNLAGNFNLVDSMFQNIFEPQVAVPAMADVDSDGKYDLAVGSLAGGIVLYTQDATLSIAQPASSGAFFTLYPNPTEQLLNIALSPSADHRLLIRFFDVRGELIYQREAIHSNITVDF; encoded by the coding sequence ATGATCAACTTCCGTATTGCCCTTATTGGTTGCTTCGTTTTCTTGCAAGTACATATCAATGCTCAACCGGTAGCAATGTTTAGGGATACCAGTATAGCGGTATTCCATAATACCAATCGATTAGAGAATGCATGGGCAGGGGGAATGAATACACCTGTTTTTGGAACGATGGATTTGAATGGTGATGGAAAAATGGATTTGATTGAATTTGACGCGCCCAGTTTAAGAGTCAATACCTTTATTAATCTGGGCATCGCAAATATGTCCAGCTATAAGTATGCTCCTGAATATGCCAGAGTGTTTCCGAAAGATCTGGAAGGATGGATAAGAACGTTTGACTATGATTTTGATGGTGATATGGATTTGTTTTCTTATGCCGGAGGTGCAATTTCATTATTTCGAAATGATTACACCCCGGGAACGGGTTTGACATTTACGCCGATCACTTATCAGATGGGAACACATTATGGGGGTTTTTCCACCAATATTTATGCTTCTCGTGTGAATGCACCGGCATTGACAGATCTGGATAATGATGGAGATATGGATGTCCTCGCTTTTAGTATCAGTGGCTCATGGGTGGAGTGTCACAAGAGTTACTCCATGGATTCATTGGGAGTGCCCGGACAGTTACTGCATTACAATATACCAGTATGCTGGGGATATTTTGTGTTAGCGAACAACACCAATACTGCTGTTCTTCCTCCTGTTTTGCCGACTTGTCCCCTTTGGGTCGCGAATCCTTCTGCACGAACTCCATTTGATGAAGCAGCTGAACCCGGAAGTGGTCCCTTGTCACTGGCAACACGGCAACAGAGGCATGCCGGATCCACTTTGCTGGCTCTTGATATGAATGGAGATGGCGATAAGGATATATTAAACGGTGATATTTTAGGTAACAATCTTCTCTATATTGAAAATTGTGGTACTCCTGACTCTGCCTGGGTTTGTGCGCAGGACACGGCATTTCCCTCTTATGATATTCCTGCGAATCTGAACGATGTGGCAGGCCCGCATTATTTTGATGCGAATAACGATGGAAGCAATGATCTGATTGTCTCGAATTTCTTTTTTACAGGAGAAGATTATTATAACGTGAAGTATTATCGCAACACCACAAACAATCAATCTAACGTTTTTGCCTATGTGAAAAACCGTTGGCTCGTTGATGGCATGATTGAAGTAGGTACAGGAGCACATCCGGTTTTCTTTGATGTAGATCAGGATGGTAAGAAGGACTTGCTGGTAGGAAATGATTTTTATTATAACAATAATTCTCCTGTAGGGAAAATCGCATATTATAGAAATACAGGAACAGGTACAAAGGCAGAATATACACTAGTGACCGATGATTTTTCGGGAGTATCAGCTACAGGTCTGTTAGGTATATATCCTGCGTTTGGTGACCTGGATGGTGACGGTGATGCAGATATGCTCCTGGGAGAATCGGATGGTAACCTGGTCTATTATCAGAACATCGCGGGAACGGGTAATCCATGTATTTTTATTCTTACTCAACTGAATTACCAGTCCATAAATATAGGCGACAATGCAGCACCTCAGCTTGTAGATGTTGACAGAGATGGGGATCTGGATCTCCTGATTGGCGAAAGGGCAGGCACGCTGAATTATTATAAGAATACCGGTTCTCCTACTGTACCTGTTTTTTCCCTGGAAACAAGCAGTTTTGGCGGATTAAATGTGACGAAATGGAATTCGTTCGCCGGATTTTCCGCTCCCGTTTTATTTGATAACGGTAGTGGGTATGAGCTCATCGTTGGATCGATGAGCGGCTACCTCTATCATTACAATAATATTGATGGGAATCTCGCAGGAAATTTCAATCTGGTGGATAGCATGTTTCAGAATATTTTTGAGCCACAAGTAGCGGTACCGGCAATGGCGGATGTAGACAGTGATGGAAAATATGACCTTGCTGTGGGTAGTCTGGCAGGAGGTATTGTACTTTACACGCAGGATGCAACATTGTCAATCGCCCAACCTGCCTCATCCGGTGCTTTCTTTACGCTCTACCCAAACCCTACAGAACAGCTCTTAAATATTGCACTAAGTCCATCGGCTGATCACCGACTCCTCATCCGGTTTTTTGATGTCAGAGGAGAATTGATTTATCAGCGGGAGGCTATTCACAGTAATATTACTGTTGATTTCTAG